In a single window of the Streptomyces sp. NBC_00285 genome:
- a CDS encoding acyl-ACP desaturase, whose amino-acid sequence MTITSPHLSSPSSAWTDARLLHALEEVVEQELNRHLKVTKDWMPHEYVPWSDGRNFPGLFEDGEAWEKGQSKVTEIGRIALVVNLLTEDNLPSYHHEIASLFGRDGAWGTWVHRWTAEEGRHGIVMRDYLLASRAVDPDKLEQFRMAHMGEGFESDNRHSMLHSVAYVSFQELATRVSHRNTGHQSGDPVCDRMLARIATDENLHMVFYRNLLKAAFELAPDLTMQAVRDVVVNFRMPGHGMPGFERAAAQMAIGEIYNMRIHHDDVIQPVLRFLKVMEIGGLSPEGLQAQEELGLYMSGLDAEASKFDAKLAARKARMAARAGA is encoded by the coding sequence GTGACGATCACTTCCCCTCACCTCAGCAGCCCGTCCTCCGCCTGGACCGACGCCAGACTGCTGCACGCGCTGGAGGAAGTGGTCGAGCAGGAGCTCAACCGGCACCTGAAGGTCACCAAGGACTGGATGCCGCACGAGTACGTCCCGTGGAGCGACGGCCGCAACTTCCCCGGCCTCTTCGAGGACGGCGAGGCCTGGGAGAAGGGGCAGTCCAAGGTCACCGAGATCGGCCGGATCGCCCTGGTCGTGAACCTGCTGACCGAGGACAACCTCCCCAGCTACCACCACGAGATCGCCTCGCTCTTCGGCCGCGACGGCGCCTGGGGCACGTGGGTGCACCGCTGGACGGCCGAGGAGGGCCGCCACGGCATCGTGATGCGTGACTACCTGCTCGCCTCGCGCGCGGTGGACCCGGACAAACTGGAGCAGTTCCGGATGGCTCACATGGGCGAGGGCTTCGAGTCGGACAACCGGCACTCGATGCTCCACTCGGTGGCCTACGTCTCCTTCCAGGAGCTCGCGACCCGTGTCTCGCACCGCAACACCGGCCACCAGTCCGGCGACCCGGTCTGTGACCGCATGCTGGCGCGCATCGCGACCGACGAGAACCTGCACATGGTCTTCTACCGCAACCTGCTGAAGGCGGCGTTCGAGCTCGCGCCCGACCTGACGATGCAGGCGGTGCGCGACGTGGTCGTGAACTTCCGGATGCCCGGCCACGGCATGCCCGGCTTCGAGCGGGCCGCCGCACAGATGGCGATCGGCGAGATCTACAACATGCGCATCCACCACGACGACGTCATCCAGCCCGTCCTGCGCTTCCTGAAGGTCATGGAGATCGGTGGCCTGAGTCCCGAGGGTCTCCAGGCCCAGGAGGAACTCGGCCTGTACATGAGCGGCCTGGACGCGGAGGCGTCGAAGTTCGACGCGAAGCTGG
- the ddaH gene encoding dimethylargininase, with protein MPSKKALVRRPGPRLAEGLVTHVEREKVDVDLALEQWEGYVEALRTHGWETVEVDPEDDCPDSVFVEDTVVMYKNVALIARSGAESRRGETIGVEEAVARLGCSVNWIWEPGTLDGGDVLKIGDTIYVGRGGRTNAAGVQQLRAAFEPLGAQVVAVPVSKVLHLKSAVTALPDGTVIGHIPKVDRPSLFPRFLSVPEQAGSHVVLLGGAQLLIAASAPRTAELLTDLGFEPAVVDISEFEKLEGCVTCLSVRLRELYA; from the coding sequence GTGCCCAGCAAGAAGGCCCTCGTCCGCCGCCCCGGTCCGCGCCTCGCCGAAGGCCTGGTGACGCATGTCGAACGGGAGAAGGTCGACGTCGATCTCGCGCTCGAACAGTGGGAGGGGTACGTCGAGGCCCTGCGCACGCACGGCTGGGAGACCGTCGAGGTGGACCCGGAGGACGACTGCCCGGACTCGGTGTTCGTCGAGGACACCGTGGTCATGTACAAGAACGTCGCCCTGATCGCCCGTTCCGGCGCCGAGTCCCGGCGTGGGGAGACCATCGGTGTCGAGGAGGCCGTGGCACGGCTCGGCTGCTCGGTGAACTGGATCTGGGAGCCGGGCACCCTGGACGGCGGTGACGTCCTGAAGATCGGTGACACGATCTACGTCGGCCGGGGCGGGCGCACCAACGCGGCCGGCGTCCAGCAGCTGCGGGCCGCCTTCGAGCCGCTCGGGGCCCAGGTCGTCGCCGTACCGGTGAGCAAGGTGCTGCACCTGAAGTCGGCGGTCACGGCGCTGCCCGACGGGACCGTCATCGGGCACATCCCCAAGGTGGACCGGCCCTCGCTCTTCCCGCGCTTCCTGTCCGTACCGGAGCAGGCGGGCTCCCACGTCGTCCTTCTCGGCGGCGCCCAGCTGCTCATCGCCGCCAGCGCGCCGAGGACGGCGGAGCTGCTCACCGACCTCGGTTTCGAACCGGCCGTGGTGGACATCAGCGAGTTCGAGAAGCTCGAAGGCTGTGTGACTTGCCTCTCAGTACGACTGCGGGAGCTGTACGCCTGA
- a CDS encoding DUF6194 family protein, whose protein sequence is MEQEHGLAAADVVLPHPVHGTLGWICVVNPGERTAGTVMRLLRTAHEAAHAQALVNRRRVSGGPQPDKGGFVDTDRRCMMADRRPSRGPPLSRRYGVPSCPARRPSSAAPVRASPKAW, encoded by the coding sequence GTGGAGCAGGAACACGGCCTCGCGGCGGCCGACGTGGTGCTGCCGCACCCGGTCCACGGCACGCTCGGCTGGATCTGTGTCGTGAACCCCGGCGAGCGGACGGCCGGGACGGTCATGCGGCTGCTGCGCACGGCCCATGAGGCGGCACACGCGCAGGCACTCGTGAACCGGCGCCGCGTCTCAGGAGGGCCACAGCCTGACAAGGGGGGTTTTGTCGACACGGACCGGCGCTGCATGATGGCTGACCGGCGCCCGTCACGGGGGCCACCCCTGTCCCGCCGATACGGAGTCCCCTCGTGCCCAGCAAGAAGGCCCTCGTCCGCCGCCCCGGTCCGCGCCTCGCCGAAGGCCTGGTGA
- a CDS encoding ABC-F family ATP-binding cassette domain-containing protein, with protein sequence MSASITCTSLAFSWPDGTSVFEGLDVAFGSGRTGLVGINGSGKSTLLKLIAGELTAADGAVRVAGEVGYLPQNVTLDTSLKVDETLGIAARRAALHAIEAGDVAEEHFETVGDDWDVEERALATLGELGLGHIGLDRTIGEVSGGESVLLRLAALLLRRPDVLLLDEPTNNLDLYARKRLYTAVASWPGIMVVVSHDRELLDLVDQIADLRSGEVTWYGGNFSAYEDALAVEQDAAERMVRVAESDFRKQKRELSDAQVKLARRKRYGQKMFEQKREPKIVMGARKRAAQESAGKHRIMHEERLAEAKDRLDEAVEAVRDDDEIRVDLPYTAVPPGRTVLTLMDLELAYGARVAGGLDLRGPERVALIGRNGAGKTTLLRTIAGELEPVSGEATSHVPLRFLPQRLDVLDGELSVAQNVARFAPGATNNRIRARLARFLFRGARADQQASTLSGGERFRATLAALMLAEPAPQLLMLDEPTNNLDMASVRQLTTALESYEGALVVASHDLPFLESIGITRWLMLDGELREVTPEDLEAPA encoded by the coding sequence ATGTCTGCATCCATCACCTGCACCTCTCTCGCCTTCTCCTGGCCCGACGGCACCTCCGTCTTCGAGGGCCTCGACGTCGCCTTCGGCTCCGGCCGGACCGGTCTCGTCGGCATCAACGGCTCTGGAAAATCCACCCTGTTGAAGCTCATCGCCGGTGAACTCACCGCCGCCGACGGCGCCGTGCGCGTCGCGGGCGAGGTCGGCTACCTCCCGCAGAACGTCACCCTGGACACCTCTCTGAAGGTCGACGAGACGCTCGGCATCGCCGCGCGGCGCGCCGCCCTGCACGCCATCGAGGCGGGTGATGTGGCAGAGGAGCACTTCGAGACGGTCGGCGACGACTGGGACGTGGAGGAGCGGGCCCTCGCCACCCTCGGTGAACTCGGCCTCGGACACATCGGGTTGGACCGCACGATCGGCGAGGTCTCGGGCGGTGAGTCGGTGCTGCTGCGGCTGGCCGCACTGCTGCTGCGCCGCCCGGACGTCCTGCTGTTGGACGAGCCCACCAACAACCTCGATCTGTACGCCCGCAAGCGGCTGTACACGGCCGTCGCCTCCTGGCCGGGGATCATGGTCGTGGTCAGCCACGACCGTGAACTCCTCGACCTGGTGGACCAGATCGCCGATCTGCGCTCCGGCGAGGTCACCTGGTACGGCGGCAACTTCTCCGCCTACGAGGATGCTCTGGCCGTCGAACAGGACGCGGCGGAGCGGATGGTGCGCGTCGCCGAGTCCGACTTCCGCAAACAGAAACGCGAACTGTCGGACGCTCAGGTCAAGTTGGCCCGCCGCAAGCGGTACGGCCAGAAGATGTTCGAGCAGAAGCGCGAGCCGAAGATCGTCATGGGGGCACGCAAGCGGGCGGCACAGGAGTCCGCCGGCAAGCACCGCATCATGCACGAGGAGAGGCTCGCCGAGGCGAAGGACCGGCTCGACGAGGCGGTGGAGGCGGTAAGGGACGACGACGAGATCCGCGTCGACCTGCCGTACACGGCCGTACCGCCGGGCCGTACGGTCCTCACCCTCATGGACCTGGAACTCGCCTACGGGGCACGAGTGGCGGGCGGCCTCGACCTGCGGGGCCCGGAGCGGGTCGCGCTGATCGGGCGCAACGGCGCCGGCAAGACGACGTTGCTGCGGACGATCGCCGGAGAGCTGGAGCCGGTTTCGGGCGAGGCGACCTCCCATGTCCCGCTCCGCTTCCTGCCCCAGCGCCTGGACGTCCTCGACGGCGAGCTGTCGGTCGCGCAGAACGTGGCCCGGTTCGCGCCGGGCGCCACCAACAACCGGATCCGGGCCCGTCTCGCCCGCTTTCTGTTCCGGGGTGCCCGGGCCGACCAGCAGGCGTCGACGCTGTCCGGCGGCGAACGTTTCCGGGCGACACTGGCCGCGCTGATGCTGGCCGAGCCGGCACCTCAACTGCTCATGCTCGACGAGCCGACGAACAACCTCGACATGGCGAGCGTGCGGCAGCTGACCACGGCCCTGGAGTCCTACGAGGGCGCCCTGGTCGTGGCCAGTCACGACCTGCCGTTCCTGGAGTCGATCGGCATCACGCGCTGGCTGATGCTGGACGGTGAGCTGCGGGAGGTCACGCCGGAGGACCTGGAGGCGCCCGCGTAG
- a CDS encoding GOLPH3/VPS74 family protein, whose product MPDGSLSLPARLYLLAWDTSKSEATGAVQVPQLVRAGALTELVRRGLLLDDDGIATPVDMDAHTDDAVLDGLLELVRESRPHRWRTWVTLRSRTTLDAVREQLTAEGYLRARKKRALGLFPTVDHDLGRPAAVEALQEEARQILRGPVPAGQLPDRDAVLVALAAAAGLRTLQPRGEHHEARVEELIESGGQAAPVLRMVLHEVCGALATASVTAGA is encoded by the coding sequence GTGCCCGACGGCTCGCTCTCCCTGCCGGCCCGTCTGTACCTCCTGGCCTGGGACACCTCGAAGTCCGAGGCCACCGGTGCCGTCCAGGTGCCCCAGCTGGTCCGGGCCGGTGCCCTGACCGAACTTGTCCGGCGCGGTCTGCTCCTCGACGACGACGGCATCGCCACCCCGGTCGACATGGACGCGCACACCGACGACGCCGTCCTGGACGGGCTCCTCGAACTGGTCCGTGAATCCCGGCCGCACCGGTGGCGGACCTGGGTGACGCTCAGGTCCCGGACCACCCTGGACGCCGTGCGGGAACAGCTCACCGCGGAGGGATACCTGCGGGCACGCAAGAAGCGGGCCCTCGGGCTGTTCCCCACGGTGGATCACGACCTGGGGCGGCCGGCCGCGGTGGAGGCACTGCAGGAGGAGGCGCGGCAGATCCTGCGCGGGCCGGTACCGGCCGGACAACTGCCGGACCGGGACGCGGTCCTCGTCGCCCTCGCGGCCGCCGCCGGACTGCGCACCCTGCAACCCCGCGGGGAACATCACGAGGCACGCGTCGAGGAACTGATCGAAAGCGGCGGACAGGCCGCGCCGGTGCTGCGCATGGTCCTGCACGAGGTGTGCGGGGCGCTGGCCACGGCCTCGGTCACGGCGGGGGCCTGA
- a CDS encoding SsgA family sporulation/cell division regulator — MSTVIEQPVEARLVAAAPRMPSIPATLHYDRCDPFAVRMTFPAPATLEGVEVCWTFSRDLLSTGLHEPEGHGDVRVRPYGYDRTVLEFHAPEGTAVVHVRTGELRRFLEATNDLVPTGLEHLQLDLDHDLAELMRDAL, encoded by the coding sequence TTGTCCACCGTCATCGAGCAGCCAGTCGAGGCCCGTCTCGTCGCCGCGGCACCGCGGATGCCGAGTATTCCCGCCACACTGCACTACGACCGTTGCGATCCGTTCGCCGTCCGTATGACCTTCCCCGCCCCGGCCACCCTGGAGGGCGTCGAGGTCTGCTGGACCTTCAGTCGCGATCTGCTCAGCACCGGTCTGCACGAGCCCGAGGGCCACGGCGACGTCCGCGTGCGGCCGTACGGCTACGACCGCACCGTTCTCGAGTTCCACGCTCCCGAGGGCACGGCCGTGGTGCATGTCCGCACGGGCGAACTGCGCCGCTTCCTGGAGGCGACGAACGACCTCGTTCCGACCGGCCTGGAGCACCTCCAGCTCGACCTCGACCACGACCTCGCGGAGCTGATGCGCGACGCCCTCTGA
- a CDS encoding WD40/YVTN/BNR-like repeat-containing protein, with protein MSRRIAVGAACAAALAALTAVPAEAHGPDSRTPHWAPKDSGAPTARFRGLSAVSRDTAWLAGTQGTVLRTTDGGASWRNVSPPGAAELQFRDVEAFDARRAVVLAIGEGEASRVYRTDDGGATWTESFRNTDSKAFYDCLTFFDHRHGLAMSDPVDGKFRILSTSDGGRSWKVLPNTGMPAALDGEAGFAASGQCLVSSGPRDVWLATGGGARARVLHSADRGLTWTASDTPIPAGDPAKGVFALGFRDRAHGLAVGGDYNADQASPQAGARTTDGRTWRPAASAPPAYRSGVAWLPHSRAAALAVGPTGTDLTTDGGRTWRTVDTGSYDTVDCTVDGGCWAAGEKGRVARLEN; from the coding sequence ATGAGCCGGAGGATCGCCGTGGGGGCAGCTTGTGCGGCGGCGCTGGCGGCCCTGACCGCCGTACCGGCCGAGGCGCACGGCCCGGACAGCCGTACACCGCACTGGGCACCCAAGGACAGCGGCGCCCCCACGGCACGTTTCCGGGGGCTGTCGGCCGTCAGCCGGGACACCGCCTGGCTGGCGGGCACCCAGGGCACCGTGCTGCGTACCACGGACGGCGGCGCGAGCTGGCGGAACGTCTCGCCACCCGGTGCCGCCGAACTCCAGTTCAGGGACGTAGAGGCCTTCGATGCGCGGCGGGCCGTCGTGCTGGCCATCGGGGAGGGCGAGGCGTCCCGGGTCTACCGCACCGACGACGGCGGCGCGACCTGGACCGAGTCCTTCCGCAACACCGACAGCAAGGCCTTCTACGACTGCCTCACCTTCTTCGACCACCGCCACGGCCTGGCCATGAGCGACCCGGTGGACGGAAAGTTCCGCATCCTGTCGACCTCCGACGGCGGCCGCTCCTGGAAGGTGCTGCCGAATACCGGGATGCCGGCCGCGCTCGACGGCGAGGCGGGCTTCGCGGCGAGCGGCCAGTGCCTGGTCAGCTCCGGGCCCCGGGACGTCTGGCTGGCCACTGGCGGCGGCGCACGCGCGCGTGTGCTGCACTCCGCCGACCGCGGCCTGACCTGGACGGCGTCCGACACGCCGATCCCGGCGGGAGACCCGGCCAAGGGTGTCTTCGCGCTCGGCTTCCGCGACCGCGCGCACGGTCTCGCCGTCGGCGGTGACTACAACGCCGACCAGGCATCCCCGCAGGCGGGTGCCCGCACCACGGACGGCCGCACCTGGCGGCCCGCCGCCTCCGCCCCGCCCGCCTACCGCTCCGGCGTGGCCTGGCTTCCGCACAGCCGCGCCGCCGCCCTCGCGGTCGGCCCCACCGGCACGGACCTCACCACGGACGGCGGCCGCACATGGCGGACCGTGGACACCGGCTCCTACGACACGGTGGACTGCACGGTCGACGGCGGCTGCTGGGCCGCGGGGGAGAAGGGACGGGTGGCCCGTCTGGAGAACTGA
- a CDS encoding plasmid stabilization protein — protein sequence MPTGSNSKRERQYEHIKKSAQDRGESTGRAEEIAARTVNKERARSGESRTAGRTSTEDMSSGRRGGQRSGKGSQGPTYDQLYEEAKRKGVKGRSDMNKSRLRRALGGKS from the coding sequence ATGCCGACCGGTTCGAACTCCAAGCGCGAACGCCAGTACGAGCACATCAAGAAGAGCGCCCAGGACCGTGGCGAGAGCACCGGGCGGGCCGAAGAGATCGCGGCGCGGACCGTCAACAAGGAACGCGCCCGGTCCGGCGAGTCCCGGACCGCCGGCCGTACCTCGACCGAGGACATGTCCTCGGGCAGGCGGGGCGGGCAGCGGTCCGGCAAGGGCTCCCAGGGTCCGACCTACGACCAGCTCTACGAGGAGGCCAAGCGCAAGGGCGTCAAGGGTCGTTCGGACATGAACAAGAGCCGGCTCCGACGCGCCCTGGGCGGCAAGAGCTGA
- a CDS encoding YciI family protein — MFVLELTYTAPLDAVDAVLPAHVAWLDEQYGRGVFLASGRKNPRDGGVIIAVAGDRARIEEIAAGDPFVTAGVCAYRVTEFAATKTAPALEAYRETSG; from the coding sequence ATGTTCGTACTGGAGCTGACCTACACCGCCCCGCTCGATGCCGTGGACGCCGTACTGCCGGCGCATGTCGCCTGGCTGGACGAGCAGTACGGGCGGGGAGTCTTCCTGGCGTCCGGGCGCAAGAACCCCCGCGACGGCGGGGTGATCATCGCCGTCGCGGGGGACCGCGCACGCATCGAGGAGATCGCCGCGGGGGACCCCTTCGTCACGGCCGGGGTGTGCGCGTACCGCGTCACCGAGTTCGCCGCGACGAAGACGGCCCCGGCGCTGGAGGCATACCGGGAGACCTCGGGCTGA
- a CDS encoding endonuclease V: MTTVDIPAGWPATEEQARAVQDELRARTVLDEPGPPSGTGHVTGVDVAYDDERDVVAAAAVVLDASSLDVVAEATAVGRISFPYVPGLLAFREIPTVLAALDALPCPPGLVVCDGYGLAHPRRFGLASHLGVLTGLPTIGVAKNPFTFSYVDPGTRRGEWAPLLAGSQEVGRALRTREAVKPVFVSVGHRVSLDNACAHTLALTPAYRLPETTRAADALCRRALRQATS, translated from the coding sequence ATGACGACAGTGGACATCCCCGCGGGCTGGCCCGCGACCGAGGAGCAGGCCCGCGCGGTCCAGGACGAGTTGAGGGCGAGGACGGTCCTCGACGAACCGGGTCCGCCGTCCGGCACCGGGCACGTCACCGGGGTCGACGTGGCCTACGACGACGAACGGGACGTCGTCGCGGCGGCGGCCGTCGTGCTGGACGCGTCGTCCCTGGACGTCGTCGCCGAGGCCACCGCCGTCGGGCGGATCTCCTTCCCGTACGTCCCCGGCCTGCTCGCCTTCCGTGAGATCCCGACGGTCCTCGCCGCCCTCGACGCCCTGCCGTGTCCCCCCGGCCTGGTCGTGTGCGACGGGTACGGCCTCGCGCACCCCCGCCGCTTCGGCCTCGCGAGCCACCTCGGCGTACTCACAGGGCTGCCCACGATCGGCGTCGCCAAGAACCCGTTCACCTTCTCCTACGTCGACCCCGGCACCCGGCGCGGCGAGTGGGCGCCGCTGCTCGCCGGCTCGCAGGAGGTGGGCCGCGCTCTGCGCACGCGCGAGGCGGTGAAGCCGGTGTTCGTCTCCGTCGGCCACCGCGTGAGCCTCGACAACGCCTGCGCCCACACGCTCGCGCTCACCCCGGCCTACCGGCTGCCGGAGACGACCCGCGCGGCGGACGCGCTGTGCCGGCGGGCGCTGCGGCAGGCGACGTCCTGA
- the mmpA gene encoding morphogenic membrane protein MmpA has product MTTHRITPRAAKPLADPNRPVERAVTATLVLGVLAGLGWIAGMIYTVAGWSL; this is encoded by the coding sequence ATGACGACGCACCGCATAACCCCCCGTGCCGCCAAGCCCCTCGCCGACCCGAACCGGCCCGTGGAGCGCGCGGTGACCGCCACGCTGGTCCTCGGCGTGCTCGCTGGGCTCGGCTGGATCGCCGGGATGATCTACACGGTGGCGGGCTGGTCCCTCTGA
- a CDS encoding saccharopine dehydrogenase family protein, with protein MSRMKKSERPYDIVLFGATSFAGTLTAEYLAAHGPEDLRWAIAGRSEDKLRALRERLPEGTNVEVLRADVSDPDSLRALAEHARVVATTVGPYLTYGEELVAACADAGTDYLDLSGEPEFVDLMYVRHDARARETGARLVHACGFDSVPHDLGAYFTVRQLPEGVPLTVDGFVTADATFSGGTFASALNQFARGRQMIAAARDRGRHEPRLVGRRATAPTGTPRYAQEVGAWALPLPTIDAQIVRRSAKALERYGPDFRYRHYAAVRRLPMAVGGVAAVGALFAAAQLPPARRWLSDRVKPGDGPGPEKRAKSWFSVRFVGEGGGRRVFTEVAGGDPGYDETAKMFAESALSLAFDDLPPTSGQVTTAVAMGDALIERLRRAGIAFRVAASR; from the coding sequence ATGAGCAGGATGAAAAAGTCGGAGCGTCCCTACGACATCGTGCTCTTCGGGGCCACGAGTTTCGCCGGAACCCTCACCGCGGAGTACCTCGCCGCGCACGGACCGGAGGATCTGCGATGGGCGATCGCCGGCCGCAGCGAGGACAAGCTCCGGGCACTGCGCGAACGGCTGCCGGAGGGCACGAACGTGGAGGTCCTCAGGGCCGACGTGTCGGATCCGGACTCCCTGCGCGCGCTCGCCGAGCACGCGCGCGTGGTGGCCACCACCGTGGGCCCCTATCTGACGTACGGCGAGGAACTCGTCGCCGCCTGCGCGGACGCCGGGACGGACTACCTCGACCTTTCCGGGGAGCCGGAGTTCGTGGACCTGATGTACGTCCGGCACGACGCACGCGCGCGTGAGACGGGTGCACGGCTGGTGCACGCGTGCGGGTTCGACTCCGTCCCGCACGACCTGGGGGCGTATTTCACGGTCCGGCAGCTGCCTGAGGGCGTGCCACTGACCGTCGACGGCTTCGTGACCGCGGACGCCACGTTCTCGGGCGGAACCTTCGCCTCGGCGCTGAACCAGTTCGCGCGCGGCCGGCAGATGATCGCCGCCGCCCGGGATCGCGGACGGCACGAGCCGCGCCTGGTGGGCCGCCGGGCCACCGCGCCGACCGGAACCCCGCGTTACGCCCAGGAGGTCGGCGCCTGGGCGCTGCCGCTGCCGACCATCGACGCGCAGATCGTCCGGCGCTCCGCGAAGGCCCTCGAACGCTACGGGCCCGACTTCCGCTACCGCCACTACGCGGCCGTACGGCGGCTGCCCATGGCGGTGGGCGGGGTCGCGGCCGTGGGCGCGCTGTTCGCGGCGGCCCAACTGCCGCCCGCCCGGCGCTGGTTGTCCGACCGGGTCAAGCCGGGTGACGGGCCGGGTCCCGAGAAGCGGGCGAAGAGCTGGTTCTCCGTGCGTTTCGTCGGCGAGGGCGGCGGTCGACGGGTGTTCACCGAGGTCGCGGGCGGCGACCCGGGCTACGACGAGACGGCGAAGATGTTCGCCGAGTCTGCGCTGTCGCTCGCCTTCGACGACCTGCCGCCGACCTCCGGTCAGGTCACGACGGCCGTGGCGATGGGGGACGCGCTGATCGAGCGGCTGCGACGGGCGGGGATCGCCTTCCGTGTGGCGGCGAGCCGGTGA
- a CDS encoding CaiB/BaiF CoA transferase family protein, with protein MTTATTPGHGPLTGVRVVELAGIGPGPFAGMLLADLGADVVQVSRPGGTALAIDPGHDITNRNKRSVVVDLKAPDGPARVLDLAARADILIEGNRPGVAERLGIGPEECHARNPALVYGRMTGWGQDGPLARRAGHDIAYIAVTGALGLIGEPGRPPTVPANLLGDYAGGSLYLVVGVLAALHHARATGTGQVVDAAIVDGTSHLTAMLHGMTAAGGWQDRRGANLLDGGCPYYGTYETADGTYMAVGALEPQFYDRFLDLLGLPDFSDARKDWTRWGELREAVTARFRSRTRDEWTAVFDGTDACVAPVLSLREAPAHPHLAARGTFTDHAGITQPAPAPRFSATPTAVRTGPARPGADTVGVARDWDVPDLLKGPE; from the coding sequence ATGACAACGGCAACGACGCCCGGGCACGGCCCGCTCACCGGCGTACGCGTGGTCGAGCTGGCCGGCATCGGGCCGGGTCCGTTCGCAGGCATGCTCCTCGCCGACCTGGGAGCCGACGTCGTCCAGGTGTCCCGTCCCGGCGGCACCGCCCTCGCGATCGACCCCGGCCACGACATCACCAACCGCAACAAGCGCTCGGTGGTCGTCGACCTCAAGGCCCCCGACGGCCCCGCGCGCGTGCTCGACCTGGCCGCCCGCGCCGACATCCTGATCGAGGGCAACCGCCCCGGTGTCGCCGAGCGCCTCGGGATCGGTCCCGAGGAGTGCCACGCGCGCAACCCCGCCCTCGTCTACGGCCGGATGACCGGCTGGGGCCAGGACGGGCCGCTGGCCCGGCGCGCCGGGCACGACATCGCGTACATCGCCGTCACCGGCGCCCTCGGCCTGATCGGCGAACCGGGCCGCCCTCCCACCGTCCCCGCCAACCTCCTCGGCGACTACGCGGGCGGCTCCCTCTACCTCGTCGTCGGAGTCCTGGCCGCCCTGCACCACGCGCGCGCGACGGGCACCGGCCAGGTCGTCGACGCCGCCATCGTCGACGGCACCTCCCATCTCACCGCGATGCTCCACGGCATGACCGCCGCAGGCGGCTGGCAGGACCGGCGCGGCGCCAACCTCCTCGACGGCGGCTGCCCGTACTACGGCACCTACGAGACCGCCGACGGCACGTACATGGCGGTGGGCGCGCTGGAACCGCAGTTCTACGACCGGTTCCTGGACCTGCTCGGCCTGCCGGACTTCTCCGACGCCCGCAAGGACTGGACCCGCTGGGGCGAGCTGCGCGAGGCGGTCACGGCCCGTTTCAGGTCCCGCACCCGCGACGAGTGGACGGCCGTCTTCGACGGCACCGACGCGTGCGTGGCGCCCGTCCTGTCGCTGCGCGAGGCCCCGGCCCACCCGCACCTCGCCGCCCGTGGCACCTTCACCGACCACGCCGGCATCACCCAGCCCGCGCCCGCGCCCCGCTTCTCCGCGACCCCCACGGCCGTACGCACCGGGCCCGCCCGGCCCGGCGCCGACACCGTCGGCGTGGCACGTGACTGGGACGTACCCGATCTCCTGAAAGGCCCCGAATGA